The window AGGGCGCGGGTATAGCAAACGGCTGCAGATGCGAGCCGACTTTCATCATTCGTGCAGAGCACGGCGAGCGCCTCTTTGGCTTCGATGGCTTCGCCCGTCTTTTTCAAGATGCGGATGCCTGCCGCATGGTCGATGACGCTTTCCTTCGTCTCGCGCCCCGCGCCGAGCATACAGGCGGCCTGACCGATCATTTCGGCGTCCATGTGCGTGATATAGCCGGCCCTCTCAGCGAGGATTTCCAATTGAAACGCCGCCTGCGGCAGTTTTCTTGGATCGGCGAGGCAGGAGGCGTCGCCGCCCTGCGCCTCGACCATGGCGGCGAAGGTGCGAAAGGCGCTGCCGTCCTCGATGGCCTTCTCTGCAAGCCTTTGGCACTCGGCGAAGTCGCCGCGCCCGATGAGGCGCAGCATGTCGGCGGCGAGCGCGAGGCTGACCTCCCTGAGATCGGCAGGGCCTCTGCCCTGCAGCACTTCCATGGCTTCAGCGACTTCGAGCGAGTTGCCGACGGCAGAGCCCAAGGGTACGTCCATGTCGGTGATGACGGCGGAGGTCTTTCTTCCCGCACCCTCGCCGATGGCGACCATGGCACGCGCGAGCGCGAGCGCGTCGTCGAGCGTCTTCATGAAGGCACCGCTGCCCGTCTTGACATCGAGCACGATCGCCGCGCTGCCCGCCGCGAGTTTCTTGCTCATGATAGAGGCGGCGATGAGCGGAATGGAGTCGACCGTCGCCGTGACGTCGCGCAGCGCATAGAGCTTCTTGTCGGCGGGTGCAAGCTCGCCCGACTGCCCGATGAGGGAAAGCCCCGTCTTTTCTATGACGGCGAAAAAGTCTTCGCGCGAGAGCGTCGTCTGAAAGCCCGGAATGGATTCGAGCTTGTCGACGGTGCCGCCCGTGTGGCCGAGACCGCGCCCGCTCATCTTGGCGATGCGCCCGCCCGCCGCCGCGACGATGGGGCAGGCGATGAGCGTCGTCTTGTCGCCGACGCCGCCCGTCGAGTGCTTGTCGACCGTGGAGCCGCCAAAGGCTGAGAGGTCGACCTCGTCGCCCGAGGCCGCCATGGCGAGCGTTAAGTCGCGCATCTCCTCTTCCGTCATGGAGCGAAAGCAGATCGCCATGAGCATCGCCGCCATCTGATAGTCGGGAATCTCACCTTTCGTGAATCCCTCGACCATGGCGCGGATCTCGCTTGCAGCAAGCGGTTCGCCGCGCTTCTTCTTCGTGATGAGATCATACATGCGCATGGAGATTCCTCCCAGAAACTAGAAAGAGAACGGCACGAGGCCGGAGAGCCAGCCCATGAAGCGCATCGTCCAGCCGAACCACATCATGACGCCGAGCACGACGAGCGAGACGCCCGCGACCTTCTGCACGGCAGGCAGGAAGCGGTAGAGCGTGCGCACGCGCTTTTCGAGTCGCTGCCAGAGGAGCGCGAGCACAAAGAACGGCAGGGCGAAGCCGAGCACGTAGAAGCCGAGCAGCCAAAGCCCCTCGACGACGGTCGCGCGGCTTCCCGCATAGATGAAAATCGCCGCGAGGATCGGCCCCGTGCACGGCGTCCAGCCGACGGTGAACGACATGCCCAGAAGGAACGAGCCGACGATGCCCTCCGACGGGCGATGCAGGAACGGCCGCCACTCGCGGTAGAGGAAGCGCGGGCTGATGAGTCCCGAGAGGAACAGTCCGAGCAGCGCGAGCATGACGGCCCCCGCCTTTTCCAAAAGCGCGAGATGACCTGTGAGAAACTGCCCGAGCACCGTCGCCGTCGCGCCGAGCGCGAGAAAGACGACGGCGAAGCCTGCGAGGAAGGCCGCGACGTTGCGAAAGAGCGCACGCCCTGCCGCAGCGGGCGGCGCCGAAACACCTGCCGCGCCGCTTGGAGCTGCTGCACCGCTTGAAGCCGCCGCGCCGCTTGAGGCCGTTGCGCCATTTGAAGCCGCCGCGCTGCTCGATCCCGCGAGGATCAGCACGAAGGTCGGCAGCATCGGCAGCACGCACGGCGAGACGAAGGAGACGACGCCGGCGAGAAACGCCGCGCCGAAGGAGATTGCTTCCAAGAGAAAACCTCCTACTTCGCCGCGCGCGTGAGTGCCGTTTCCAGCTCCGCCGCCGTCGTTCCGCCGATCTTCTTCAGCAGGATCTTGCCATCCCGGTCGATGACGTAGGTCGTCGGAATGGCGCGAACCTTGTAGGTATCCGCCGCCTCTCCCTTGAGGTCGAGGAGCACGGGCATCGTGTAGCCGTTGTCCTTGAGGAACTTGTCGACCGTGTCCTTCGGCTCCTGCAGGTTGACGGCGTAGAACGTGACCTCGCCTTCATGCTTCTTGGCGAACTCGTTGAGCTCGGGCATCTCGGCGCGGCACGGCGGGCACCATGTCGCCCAGAAGTTGATGACGTAGAGCTTCTTGTCCATGGCGGCGTTGATCGCGACCTCCGAGCCGTCGAATGATGTCGCCTTGAAAGGCGGCGCCGTCCCTTCCACGCCCTCTGCATCCATCGCCTGCTCCGCCTTGGCTTCCGCCGACTTGCCCGATTCCTCCGCCTGCAGGCCGCAGCCCGTCATAAGAAAGAGCGCGAGAAGAGCGCCGATCAGACCTTGCATCGTTCGTCTTGTTTTCAAAGTGAATTCCTCCTTTGTGATTCCATAGGCTCACAGTCCCGAGACAGGACTCTTCTCAGCGACCTACGTCGCGCCGATGTTTCCATTTCTCTCCATAACGTTTATAGTACTATTCTACGGAGGAACGTTCTCAAGGTCAAGGCGAAAAAGATGAGAATAGGAGATTTCATATACTTTTCATGTACTCGTATGCTACAATAGATTTAGGGGAATTCGTCCCGTAAGAAAGAACGTGTCTGCAAAAGAAAAAGGAGCAATACCATGGCAGAGAAAGCAAAAGTTTATTTCACCGATTTCCGCACGGACGTCGGCACGAGCCTGACGAAGAAGCTGCAGCGTCTGTGTCTTACGGCGGGCCTCAAGACGATCGAGCTTGAGGGCCGCTTCGTCGCCATCAAGATGCACTTCGGCGAACTCGGCAACCTTGCGTTCCTGCGCCCGCAGTACGCGAAAGCCGTCGCCGACCTCGTGAAGGAGGAAAAGGGCATTCCTTTCCTGACGGACTGCAACACGCTCTATCCGGGCAGCCGCCGCCATGCGCCCGAGCATCTCGACTGCGCGAACATCAACGGCTTCAACCCGACGACGACGGGCTGTCAGATCATCATCGGCGACGGTCTGCGCGGCACGGACGAGCTGGAAGTGCCGATCAAGAACGCCCTCGTATTGAAGACGGCGAAGATCGGACGCGCCGTCATGGACGCCGACGTCTTCATCAGCCTCACGCACTTCAAGGGGCACGAGCAGACGGGCTTCGGCGGCGCGATCAAGAACATCGGCATGGGCTGCGGCAGCCGCGCGGGCAAGATGGAGCAGCATTCGTCGGGCAAGGTCGGCGTGCACGAGGAGCTTTGCCGCGGCTGTCGTCGCTGCGCGAAGGAATGCGGCTCGGACGCGATTTCCTACGTTGAGAACAAGGCGGTCGTCGACAAGGAGCTTTGCAAGGGCTGCGGCCGCTGCATCGGCTCGTGCACGTTCAACGCGCTCTACAACGAGGTCTGGGACGCCGCCGACATCCTCGACCGCCGCATGGCAGAGTACGCGCAGGCGGTCTGTCAGGATCGTCCGTGCTTCCACATCAGCATCGCGCGTGACATCTCGCCAAACTGCGACTGTCATGGCGAAAATGACGCACCGATCCTGCCCGACATCGGCATGTTCGCCTCGTTCGATCCCATCGCGCTCGACCAAGCGTGCGTCGACATGGCGCTGAAGGCGCAGCCGATCCGCAACAGCAAGCTCGGCGACCACCTCGCCAAGCCCGATTGGCATCACCATCACGACCACTTCCTCGACTCGAACCCCAACGTCTGTTGGGAAGAAACGCTCGTGCACGGCGAGAAGATCGGACTCGGTACGCGCGACTACGAGCTCATCACACTGAAATGATTTGCACCGCCGCGCCGAATGCGTTAAAATAAGGCAAAGGGTGCAAAAAGCCAAGGGAAGCCCGTGCAGATTCGCACGGCGGCGGCTCCCTTGGCTTTTTTGTGCATACATCTCAAGAGGAGGAGTTTCCTTGCGCATTGTCATAGTCGGTGCGGGAAAGCTCGGCTACAGCATCGCCGAGCTGCTCGCGAACGAGGAGTTCGACGTCGTGCTCGTCGATCAGGACGAGACGCGGCTCGAAGCGGCGAAGAACACGCTCGACGTGCTGACGGTCACGGCGAACGGCGCCAGCCCCATCACGATGAACGATCCCGACATCCGCTCGGCAGACATCCTCATCGCCGTGACGGCGGGCGACGAAGTCAACATGGTCGCGTGCATCCTCGCGAAGAAGCACGGCATCACGCACACGGTCGCACGCATCCGCGACATGCAGTTCCTTTCGGAAGCGAAGGAATACCTGAAGGAGAACTTCGACATCGACCTCATGCTGAATCCCGAACTGATCACGGCGCGCGAGGTCTATCGCATCCTCATGACGCCCGCCGCGCTCGACGTCGAGGACTTCGCAAGCGGCAAGGTGCGCCTCTTTGAGACAAAGGTGACGCGCCACTCGCCCTTGGCAAACATCCCGCTGAAGGATCTCGAAATGCCCAAGGCGATCCTCGCGGGCATGATCTTCCGCGACCACCGCATGATCATCCCGCACGGCGACGACTGCCTGCTGCCGCACGACAACGCCTACTTCATCGGCGATCCCGCCGAAATCGAGAAGTTCAGCGAGACCTTCGTACACCGCGACGCGAGAAAGCTCGAGCACGTCATGATCATCGGCGCGGGGCGCACGGGGCGCTTCCTCGCCAAGATGCTCGACGAGGCGGACGTCGCCGTGAAGATCATTGATACCAATCGCGAACGAAGCCGGCTGGCGGCAGAGGCACTCGAAAACGGCCTTGCCATCTGCGGCGACGGCACGGACATCGATCTTTTGACGGAAGAGGGCGTCGCCGATGCCGACGCCGTCGTCTGCCTGACGGAGGACGACAAGCTGAACCTCATGCTCGCGCTTTTAGCCAAGCATCTGGGAGCAAAGAAGACGGTCGTGCGCGTCGCGCGCGGCGAATACGTCGATCTCATGGAAAAGGTCGGCGTCGACATCGTCCTGCCGACGCGCCTCTTGTCCGCCTCCGAAGTCCTCGCTTTCGCGCGGCGCGGCGGCGTCGTTTCGGTATCCCTTCTTGAGGGCGCGAAGGCGGAGGCGGTCGAGGTCATCGTGCAGGAAGGCGCACCTGTCGCGGGCATTCCTCTGATGAAGGCGCATCTGCCGCGCGAATGCCTCGTCTGCGCCTATGTGCGCGGCGATGAGGCCATGATACCAAACGGCACTTCGGTTCTTCTGCCCGGCGACCGAACCATTCTCTTCATCCAGACGCGCTTCGCGCAGAAGGTCATGAAGTATTTCAAGGGCAAGGATTGATATGGACGCGCGCATCGTTTCTTTCCTGCTCGGGCGCATGGCGTTTCTGGAAGGCGCGGCTCTTTTTCTCGCCTTCGGCCTCGCGCTCTTCTGGGAGGATGAGCACCCGCTTGCCTTCGGTATGCCCGCGGCGCTCTCCTTCGTCCTCTGGCGCGTCTTCTCGCATCTCTCCAAGGGGCATCGTCACACGATCGGCGTCACGGATGGAGCCGTCTTCCTCTTCGCCGCATGGCTTTTGAACTCGCTTCTGGGTGCACTGCCCTTTTTCCTCACGGGCGAGCTTTCTGCCGCCGATTCCTTCTTCGCGAGCGTCGCGGCATTTACGACGACGGCGCTCCTCTTCACACCGACGGGACTCGAAAGCTCCCTCGGCTTCTGGCAGATCTTCCAAGGATGGATCGGCGGCATGTACTTCCTGTGCCTCCTCGTCACGATCATGCCGCAGGTCGGCGGCTGCTTCGGTCTGACGCTCTCGGTGCAGCAGGGTACGAACTTCAGCCCTCTCCTGCGGCGCATGAATGCGGCGGCGCGAAAGATGGCGCTCCTCTACGCCTGTCTGACGCTCGTCGCGCTCGGCCTCTTCCTGCTCGCTGGCGAAAGCTTCCTGTCGAGCGCCGTGCTCGCCTTGACCTCGATCTCGACGACGGGACTCGACCCGCGCGGCGTCGTGCTGAAAGGGAGCGGCATCACGACGGAACTCGCGGCAGAAGCCGCGATGCTGCTCGCGGGCGTGAACTTCCTCCTGTGGCAGCGGGCGGCGGCGCGGCGCGACGTGCGCGCTCTCTTTGCCGATGCAGAACTGCGCTTCTTCCTCCTCGTCGTCTTTTTTGGGGGCGCGGCGCTCGCCTGCTACCTCGCCGTCGTCGGCGTCTACGATGTCGAGCACAGCCTTCGCATGGGCTTCTTTCATGCCATCTCGTTCGCGACGACGACGGGCTTTGCCGCCGCGCCTCTCGCCTCATGGCCGACCTTTCCTCATGCCGTACTGCTTCTTCTCGCCACGCTCGGCTCTTCGGTCGGCGCGGTCGGCGGCGGTTTCAAGGTGATGCGCCTGCTCGTGCTTGTCAAGATGGCAAAGAGGGAGATCCTGCGCACGATCCACCCGCGCATGATCGTCAACATCAAGATCGACGGCAAGTCCGTGCCGCACAAACTCTACGGCAGGATCTTGAGCTTCTTCTTCCTCTATGTCGTCGTGCTGATTCTCGCGACGCTCGGCCTCGCTCTCGCGCACATCGACACCCTGCCCGCCATGGGCTTCGCCGTCGGCTGCCTGTCGGGCACGGGCACCGTCGTGACTCTCCTCTACGGCGGCAAGGACTTCCTGCTCCTGCCCGGCTGGGTCAAGGTCTTCGCAGGCTTCTTGATGATCCTCGGGCGGCTCGAAATTTTCTCCTTCTTGATCCTGCTGCGTGCAGGAATCGACCGGCTGCACAGGCGACAGTGGTGACGCTGAGCAATATTTCAAGAGATGCACTCATATACATCGGGCGAAAAGATTTGGCTGTGCAGCGGGTTTTTATATGAAAAAATTTGGCTAGATGCTTGGATTTTATCCAAAAAGATTTGGCTAGATGACGGGATTTCTGTCGAAAACATTTGGCTAAATGCTGAAATTGTGCTAGTCTTTACGACCCTCGCTTTTCGTGATCAAGAATTTACCGACAATATCATATATCAGAAGCTTTTGAGCGATCGTCTGCCGGCAAATCTCGGCTATCTCTATGAAAACATCGTTGCCCAGACGCTCGCTGCCAACGGCAGACAACTCTATTACCATACATTTCCCAATGAAAAGAAGACCAATCTGTACGAGATTGATTTCCTTGTGCCGCGAAAGAACAAGATCTGCCCATTGGAGGTCAAATCTTCCGGCTACAAAAGGCATGCTTCTCTCGATGCCTTTTCCGAGCGATATTCGCAGCATATCGACGAGAAGTATCTAATCTATACGAAAGATTTGCAGCGAGAGCATGATGTCCTTTGCCTGCCAGTCTATATGACGCAGTTTCTCTAGGATGCCTCACTCGAACGCGCGTGCCAGAGCCTCAAGCCCCTTTGTGAGCGTCGCCTGCGGGCAGGCGATGTTGATGCGCTGGAAGCCTGCGCCGCTCTTGCCGAAGATCGCGCCGTCGTCGAGCCAGAGGCGTGCCTCGTCGATGATCTTTCGGTCGAGCACTTTCGCTTCAAGGCCGTAGGCGCGAAAATCGAGCCATAAGAGGTAGGTGCCCTCGGGCTCGACGAGCTGCACCTTGGGCAGACGTTCGGCGAGGAAGCGCTTCGTGTGCGCGATATTCTGCTCAAGGTAGGCGAGAAGCGCATCGAGCCACGCGCCGCCCTCGCTGTATGCCGCCTGCGCGGCGAGAAGGCCGAAGATGTTCGGTTCGTCATAGCCTGTGCTGTAGACTTCCTTGCGGAAGGTATGGCGCAGGCTTTTTTCCGTGATGAAGATGTTCGAAAGCTGCAGCCCTGCGAGGTTGAACGTCTTGCTCGGCGCGGTGCAGGTGATCGTCCGCGCCGCAGTCTCGGGCGAGAGCGAGGCAAAAGGCGTGTGCTTGTGGCCGGGACGCACGAAGTCGGCGTGAATCTCGTCGGCGACGACGAGAACGTCGTGCGCGAGGCAGATCGCGGCAAGACGCTCCAACTCTTCGCGCCGCCAGACGCGCCCGACGGGGTTGTGCGGGCTGCAGAGAATCAGAAGCTTCACCTTGTGCTCGCGAATCTTCTGCTCGATGTCAGCGAAGTCCATGCGGTATGCGCCGTCCTCGAAGAGCAGCGTGCTCGTGACGAGCTTGCGCCCATTGCCCTCGACGACGCTGAAAAACGGATAGTAGACGGGTTCGGTTATGAGAATGGTATCATTCGGCGCGGTAAATGCACGCACCGCCATGGAGAGCGCGAAGACGACGCCCGGCGTCATGACGAGGGATTCCCTGCCGAGATTCCAGCCGTGGCGCGTGCTGAACCATTGTTCGAGCGCCCTATAGTAGTCCTCCTTCGGACGCGAATAGCCGAAGATGCCGTGCTCGGCGCGTCGGCGAATGGTATCACGCACCGCCTGCGGCGCACGAAAGTCCATGTCGGCGACCCAGAATGGCAAAACGTCCTCGGGATAGCCGCGCTCTCTGGCGAAGTCGTATTTGAGGCTGTTCGTATGACGGCGCTCGATGATCTCATCAAAGTCGAAATGGTTCATGAAAGAAGTCTCCTTTCGTATGCTTTGGGTATGTGGCTGCAGCCATGCGTTCCTCGTGACCGAGGAGGTAGAGGAAGGCGAAGGCAGGGATGCGCAGCAAGGAAGCACCGGAGTTCGCCTTCTGTATGCTGCAGTCCGTAAGGTTTTTCGTGAGGACGAAGGAGGCCGCGGCCTCTGCCGCCAATTCGCTGATGGCGTCATCGTCCGAAATGGCGGCATTTTCACGGTACTTGACCTCGATAAGGATATTGGCGAGACGCGGACGCTCAATGACGATGTCGATTTCCTTATTTTTTCGGCCGCCGCGGAAATAGCCGACCGATGTCGCCTTTTGGTAATAGAAGGCCGCCGTATGCTTGTAGACGGTGGTTTCTACGATCTTTCCCATCTGTACGGGATCGGTCAGAATGGCGTCGTCCATGAGAACGGCATTCCGTATGGCGGCGTCGGCAATATAGATCTTGGGCTGCGCCTTTAAGATTTTTTTCCCTGCCATCTCGACAGGCCAACTCTGATAGATGAGGTTGCCGCTTTCAAGATAGCGAATGTAGTTTTCGACCGTGGGGCGCGAAACTCCGTTCAATTCCTTGGCAATCGCCTCTACGGAAACAATCTCGGAGGATACGTTGCATAGATAGAGAAAGATCCGTTCCAATTCAGTGGCGTTGCGTATATTGTAGAGTGCGGGCAGATCGCGCTTCAAGACCTTGTCGACGACATCTTCGCGCAGAATCTGCTGCGCCAGCATATCGTTATCTGCAAGCGCAAGCTCAGGAAATCCTCCGACTCGCAGATAACGGATGAAGTGCTTGTGCACATCCGCGAGCAACAAGAGAAACATCTGTCGCTCCTGCTGCTCCAAGGAAAATAAGGTCGACAGCTTCAAATCGGGATCAAGATCCGGCAGAGAAACCTGCAGAAGAGCGCAATATTCATAGAAGGAGAGCGTCGGAACGGAGATGATGGACCAGCGCCCCGTGCCGCTTTCCTCGCTGCCGCGCACGATGGCGGGACTTGCCGATCCCGTGGCGACGATGTGCGAATCCGGCTGCATGTCATAGAGCGTTTTGAGCCACCTGTCCCAATCCGAAGCGTACTGGATCTCGTCAAAGAAATAGTAGACATCGTGTCCCGCATAGATCATCTCATGGTAGCAGTCCAAAATCGCCTGAAACGCGCTGAGTTTCAGCATGGGATGATCGAGCGAGATGAAGACGATTTTCTGCGGTGCGACGCCCTGTGCGAGAAGCGCCTCAATCATTTGATATTGTATCGTCGTCTTGCCGACTCGCCGCGCTCCCGTCAAGACGACAGTGCGCCGCAGGGTCGTCTCCGACAAACGCCGCATCGCATCATAAAAGGCAAAGCGTCTGTAACTTTTCGACATGCCTCGCGCAATCATTCCCGTTTTCCACCATGGATTGTACGCTGTGAGGACTTTGCATATTGCCTCCTGGCTGATCAAAGGCATCAAGATCACCTTCTTTCAAGGTGATTATAGCACAAACTTTCATCTTTGGCGACAAAGATTGAAAGTATACTTGTAATCCTTGCAGAAAAAGATGAAAGTTGGGTCTCTAATTCTTTTGTCTTTGCCCTGCTTCCCTCTTATCCCTGCAAGGCCTGCTGCAGATCGGCCTTGAGGTCTTCGACGTCCTCGATGCCGACGGAGAGTCGCAGGAGTTTGTCGTCGAGTCCCGTGCGTTTTAGGAGCGCGGCGGGCATTTCAGCGTGCGTCTGGGCGATCGGATATGTCAGAAGCGTCTCGACGCCGCCGAGACTCTCGGCGAAGGCGATGAGATGCAGTCTGCCGAGAGCCGCCTTCGCGATCTCAGCGGAGCGCACCTTGAAGGAGATCATGCCGCCCGCGCCGCTCGCCTGCTTCTGCTGCAGCGCGTAGCCCGGATGGTCGGCGAGTCCCGGGTAGAGCACTTCGGTGACCTCGGGCAGCGTGCCGAGCCACCGGGCGATGGCGAGCGCGTTCTCCGCCTGCCGCTCGACGCGCACGCCGAGCGTCTTGATGCTGCGCAGCATGAGCCACGAGTCGAGCGCCGAGAGGTTCGGCCCTGCCGCTTTGGCGAGCAGTTCGATGCGCTT of the Selenomonas sputigena genome contains:
- a CDS encoding cytochrome c biogenesis CcdA family protein codes for the protein MEAISFGAAFLAGVVSFVSPCVLPMLPTFVLILAGSSSAAASNGATASSGAAASSGAAAPSGAAGVSAPPAAAGRALFRNVAAFLAGFAVVFLALGATATVLGQFLTGHLALLEKAGAVMLALLGLFLSGLISPRFLYREWRPFLHRPSEGIVGSFLLGMSFTVGWTPCTGPILAAIFIYAGSRATVVEGLWLLGFYVLGFALPFFVLALLWQRLEKRVRTLYRFLPAVQKVAGVSLVVLGVMMWFGWTMRFMGWLSGLVPFSF
- a CDS encoding ATP-binding protein; its protein translation is MSKSYRRFAFYDAMRRLSETTLRRTVVLTGARRVGKTTIQYQMIEALLAQGVAPQKIVFISLDHPMLKLSAFQAILDCYHEMIYAGHDVYYFFDEIQYASDWDRWLKTLYDMQPDSHIVATGSASPAIVRGSEESGTGRWSIISVPTLSFYEYCALLQVSLPDLDPDLKLSTLFSLEQQERQMFLLLLADVHKHFIRYLRVGGFPELALADNDMLAQQILREDVVDKVLKRDLPALYNIRNATELERIFLYLCNVSSEIVSVEAIAKELNGVSRPTVENYIRYLESGNLIYQSWPVEMAGKKILKAQPKIYIADAAIRNAVLMDDAILTDPVQMGKIVETTVYKHTAAFYYQKATSVGYFRGGRKNKEIDIVIERPRLANILIEVKYRENAAISDDDAISELAAEAAASFVLTKNLTDCSIQKANSGASLLRIPAFAFLYLLGHEERMAAATYPKHTKGDFFHEPFRL
- the trkA gene encoding Trk system potassium transporter TrkA, whose amino-acid sequence is MRIVIVGAGKLGYSIAELLANEEFDVVLVDQDETRLEAAKNTLDVLTVTANGASPITMNDPDIRSADILIAVTAGDEVNMVACILAKKHGITHTVARIRDMQFLSEAKEYLKENFDIDLMLNPELITAREVYRILMTPAALDVEDFASGKVRLFETKVTRHSPLANIPLKDLEMPKAILAGMIFRDHRMIIPHGDDCLLPHDNAYFIGDPAEIEKFSETFVHRDARKLEHVMIIGAGRTGRFLAKMLDEADVAVKIIDTNRERSRLAAEALENGLAICGDGTDIDLLTEEGVADADAVVCLTEDDKLNLMLALLAKHLGAKKTVVRVARGEYVDLMEKVGVDIVLPTRLLSASEVLAFARRGGVVSVSLLEGAKAEAVEVIVQEGAPVAGIPLMKAHLPRECLVCAYVRGDEAMIPNGTSVLLPGDRTILFIQTRFAQKVMKYFKGKD
- a CDS encoding DUF4143 domain-containing protein, with the protein product MHSYTSGEKIWLCSGFLYEKIWLDAWILSKKIWLDDGISVENIWLNAEIVLVFTTLAFRDQEFTDNIIYQKLLSDRLPANLGYLYENIVAQTLAANGRQLYYHTFPNEKKTNLYEIDFLVPRKNKICPLEVKSSGYKRHASLDAFSERYSQHIDEKYLIYTKDLQREHDVLCLPVYMTQFL
- a CDS encoding DUF362 domain-containing protein, yielding MAEKAKVYFTDFRTDVGTSLTKKLQRLCLTAGLKTIELEGRFVAIKMHFGELGNLAFLRPQYAKAVADLVKEEKGIPFLTDCNTLYPGSRRHAPEHLDCANINGFNPTTTGCQIIIGDGLRGTDELEVPIKNALVLKTAKIGRAVMDADVFISLTHFKGHEQTGFGGAIKNIGMGCGSRAGKMEQHSSGKVGVHEELCRGCRRCAKECGSDAISYVENKAVVDKELCKGCGRCIGSCTFNALYNEVWDAADILDRRMAEYAQAVCQDRPCFHISIARDISPNCDCHGENDAPILPDIGMFASFDPIALDQACVDMALKAQPIRNSKLGDHLAKPDWHHHHDHFLDSNPNVCWEETLVHGEKIGLGTRDYELITLK
- a CDS encoding potassium transporter TrkG, with product MDARIVSFLLGRMAFLEGAALFLAFGLALFWEDEHPLAFGMPAALSFVLWRVFSHLSKGHRHTIGVTDGAVFLFAAWLLNSLLGALPFFLTGELSAADSFFASVAAFTTTALLFTPTGLESSLGFWQIFQGWIGGMYFLCLLVTIMPQVGGCFGLTLSVQQGTNFSPLLRRMNAAARKMALLYACLTLVALGLFLLAGESFLSSAVLALTSISTTGLDPRGVVLKGSGITTELAAEAAMLLAGVNFLLWQRAAARRDVRALFADAELRFFLLVVFFGGAALACYLAVVGVYDVEHSLRMGFFHAISFATTTGFAAAPLASWPTFPHAVLLLLATLGSSVGAVGGGFKVMRLLVLVKMAKREILRTIHPRMIVNIKIDGKSVPHKLYGRILSFFFLYVVVLILATLGLALAHIDTLPAMGFAVGCLSGTGTVVTLLYGGKDFLLLPGWVKVFAGFLMILGRLEIFSFLILLRAGIDRLHRRQW
- a CDS encoding TlpA family protein disulfide reductase — protein: MKTRRTMQGLIGALLALFLMTGCGLQAEESGKSAEAKAEQAMDAEGVEGTAPPFKATSFDGSEVAINAAMDKKLYVINFWATWCPPCRAEMPELNEFAKKHEGEVTFYAVNLQEPKDTVDKFLKDNGYTMPVLLDLKGEAADTYKVRAIPTTYVIDRDGKILLKKIGGTTAAELETALTRAAK
- a CDS encoding thymidine phosphorylase, coding for MRMYDLITKKKRGEPLAASEIRAMVEGFTKGEIPDYQMAAMLMAICFRSMTEEEMRDLTLAMAASGDEVDLSAFGGSTVDKHSTGGVGDKTTLIACPIVAAAGGRIAKMSGRGLGHTGGTVDKLESIPGFQTTLSREDFFAVIEKTGLSLIGQSGELAPADKKLYALRDVTATVDSIPLIAASIMSKKLAAGSAAIVLDVKTGSGAFMKTLDDALALARAMVAIGEGAGRKTSAVITDMDVPLGSAVGNSLEVAEAMEVLQGRGPADLREVSLALAADMLRLIGRGDFAECQRLAEKAIEDGSAFRTFAAMVEAQGGDASCLADPRKLPQAAFQLEILAERAGYITHMDAEMIGQAACMLGAGRETKESVIDHAAGIRILKKTGEAIEAKEALAVLCTNDESRLASAAVCYTRALEITAEPPEKRPRIFARVTKESFGHAERAHEEEAKDIMSDALLAEIRAAMARREEKEGGADGR
- a CDS encoding MalY/PatB family protein, giving the protein MNHFDFDEIIERRHTNSLKYDFARERGYPEDVLPFWVADMDFRAPQAVRDTIRRRAEHGIFGYSRPKEDYYRALEQWFSTRHGWNLGRESLVMTPGVVFALSMAVRAFTAPNDTILITEPVYYPFFSVVEGNGRKLVTSTLLFEDGAYRMDFADIEQKIREHKVKLLILCSPHNPVGRVWRREELERLAAICLAHDVLVVADEIHADFVRPGHKHTPFASLSPETAARTITCTAPSKTFNLAGLQLSNIFITEKSLRHTFRKEVYSTGYDEPNIFGLLAAQAAYSEGGAWLDALLAYLEQNIAHTKRFLAERLPKVQLVEPEGTYLLWLDFRAYGLEAKVLDRKIIDEARLWLDDGAIFGKSGAGFQRINIACPQATLTKGLEALARAFE